The following coding sequences lie in one Monomorium pharaonis isolate MP-MQ-018 chromosome 1, ASM1337386v2, whole genome shotgun sequence genomic window:
- the LOC118647053 gene encoding ATP-dependent DNA helicase PIF1-like: protein MKHMIHGPCGDWCLVDGRCSKHFPKPFLEETRMNENAYPYYRRRNNGRNFERPGHDIAAITIEPVTENVIIDHDEIHNYIEARYVGPVEAIWRILVKGATSFNDLKTVNGEFCQSFSAACLALGLVEDDDEWKRAMNEAVAWMMPRQLRHRKAYKQIGAMLATKGKSFTDFPQMEQIIVNNEDEDYLTLEQAMEIGGSGKTFIYTTIYHLARIRNKHVCTMAFKGIAATLLPTGKTVHKTFGLPVPLFADSSSAIKIQTKEAQYLKETDIFIWDEAPMAPRYALEIMDRTLRDIMNNDFPFGGKIVLLSGDFRQLLPIKLRATRSEIVNLSIKFSLVWKNFIKFSLTQNMRVLREEIEFAKFLLDMGDGKLNDLNDNIEIPECCVAPINVDIVEDIYGDLIRKKEFDKVAKCAILSARNVDVDEINKKVVELFDTANERICTSIDSAINSGNGDISEALLPEYLNSLSPSSLPPHKLRLKPNCIIMLIRNLSINEGLCNGTRLIIIELGDHLLKCKILTGDKAGDIVFLNRITLYCENIYPFTFSRRQFPIKLAFAMTINKSQGQTFDKIGLDLCKDVFNHGQLYVAFSRVRSWQSLRVYLGNQRNNRFFKRIADRNVTFIVKRWPVIRPYEKHLAKWDFHPIYSFPLQDHMVIPDIDLKSDNMALLCNNPNNAFINLIAFNGPSNDEIAIFTDGSCTELDGRGYLLNSWSSSFAAESVAILKAIEIAEVNNWRNICTDSLSNLDILGSSPEVYKNTIKKFNPSLEAIKSKITS, encoded by the exons ATGAAACATATGATTCATGGACCTTGTGGCGATTGGTGTTTAGTAGATGGACGTTGTTCGAAACACTTTCCGAAACCATTTCTCGAAGAGACTAGAATGAATGAAAATGCTTATCCTTACTATCGTAGACGAAATAATGGTAGAAATTTTGAACGTCCAG gaCATGATATTGCTGCTATAACCATTGAACCAGTAacagaaaatgtaattattgatCATGATGagatacataattatattgaagCTCGTTATGTTGGACCTGTAGAAGCCATTTGGCGTATTCTtg TAAAGGGGGCTACAAGTTTTAATGATTTGAAAACTGTAAATGGAGAATTTTGTCAATCATTTTCAGCGGCATGTTTGGCTTTAGGTTTAGTTGAAGATGATGATGAATGGAAACGAGCTATGAATGAAGCTGTTGCATGGATGATGCCTCGACAACTTC GACATAGAAAAGCCTATAAACAAATTGGTGCTATGCTTGCTACAAAaggaaaaagttttacagaTTTTCCACAAATGgaacaaataattgtaaataacgaAGATGAGGATTATTTAACATTGGAACAAGCTATGGAAATTG GTGGATCaggtaaaacatttatatacacaaCTATTTATCATTTAGCTAgaattagaaataaacatGTGTGTACAATGGCTTTTAAGGGTATTGCAGCGACATTATTACCTACTGGAAAAACAGTTCATAAAACATTTGGTTTACCGGTTCCATTATTTGCTGATTCGTCATCtgctattaaaatacaaactaAAGAAGCTCAATATTTGAAGgaaactgatatttttatttgggaTGAAGCACCAATGGCACCACGATATGCTTTAGAAATTATGGATAGAACATTGCGTGATATTATGAATAATGATTTTCCCTTTGgtggaaaaattgttttattaagtGGTGACTTTAGACAACTTTTGCCTATTAAATTACGTGCTACTCGAAGTGAAATTGTAAatctttctattaaatttagtttagtttggaaaaattttataaaattctctttaacacaaaatatgcGAGTTCTTCGAGAGGAAATTGAATTTGCAAAGTTTTTGTTAGATATGGGAGATGGcaaattaaatgatttaaatgataatataGAAATTCCTGAATGTTGTGTAGCGCCTATTAATGTTGATATTGTTGAAGATATATATGGTGATTTAATACGAAAAAAGGAGTTTGACAAAGTAGCTAAATGTGCGATACTTTCTGCAAGAAATGTTGACGTAGatgaaatcaataaaaaagtagTTGAATTATTTGATACAGCTAATGAACGAATTTGTACAAGTATAGACAGTGCTATAAATAGTGGCAATGGTGACATTAGTGAAGCTTTGTTaccagaatatttaaatagtttatcTCCATCATCTCTTCCTCCACATAAATTGCGTTTAAAAccaaattgtattattatgttgATTAGAAATCTTAGTATCAATGAAGGTCTTTGCAATGGAAcacgattaataattatagaacTTGGagatcatttattaaaatgtaagattTTAACAGGTGATAAAGCAGGAgatattgtatttttgaatcgtataacattatactgtgaaaatatatatccTTTTACTTTTTCCAGAAGACAGTTTCCGATAAAATTAGCTTTTGCTATGACAATTAACAAATCGCAAGGACAaacgtttgataaaattgGTTTAGATCTTTGTAAAGATGTTTTTAATCACGGGCAACTTTATGTTGCTTTTTCACGAGTTCGTTCTTGGCAATCATTAAGAGTTTACCTTGGTAATCAACGAAATAATAGATtc TTTAAAAGAATCGCTGACAGAAATGTCACATTTATAGTTAAAAGATGGCCTGTGATTAGACCATACGAAAAACATCTTGCAAAATGGGATTTTCATCCGATCTACTCCTTCCCACTCCAGGATCATATGGTGATCCCTGATATTGATCTCAAATCTGATAATATGGCTCTGCTTTGCAATAACCCTAACAATGCTTTTATCAATCTGATTGCCTTTAATGGGCCTTCAAACGATGAAATAGCAATTTTTACGGACGGCTCTTGCACTGAGCTTGATGGAAGGGGTTATCTG CTGAACTCTTGGTCGAGCTCTTTTGCGGCTGAATCTGTGGCTATCTTGAAAGCCATTGAAATAGCTGAGGTCAACAATTGGAGGAACATCTGTACGGACTCGCTGAGTAATTTGGATATCTTGGGTTCTTCGCCtgaagtttataaaaacaccattaaaaaattcaatcctTCGCTAGAGGCTATCAAGTCTAAGATAACATCGTAG